TAAAATTAGCCATTATGAACAGGTGCGAAAAGCATTGCTGAATACTGAAAAGTGAATTTTGCAAGtagataaaagaaaatttgtagTATGATGATGCCCATTTTGGCCTCTGAGATTACAATGGAATACGGAAAAGTGAATTTGCAAGTAGACAAAGAAAGCTTATAGTACAATGAAAAAAGACTCTATGTGCTTATTTGGACTCATTGAAAAGTAGTATTCGCCTAATGaatctttcaattaaatcaTTTATTAAGTGCTTAAATATGTTATTTGAATGCAATACTTTGATAAGTGCGTTTTGTGTTAAAtaatgtataatttttaaatttttaaaaaatgtattatcATTTTATTGAGTTCATAATATAGtacaaaattattaaattttatgttttattgttttaaaacACATATGCTGCTCTAAAAACACTATATTTATGATATGATATTCAccaaacatttcaaaaatactTTTAACGTCTAAAAGTGTTTTCTTAACAAAGTCAGCGAGAGATGGCATATGCCATAGGGATGTTAAACTTGGATGGTGTTCCCACCCTATTTGGATAAGGTATTCCTTTGAGTTGCTTTTGTCTATTTTCTGTCTCTTTAATCTCATAATTACTCGATACTCCAACATGTTTGTGCCAGTGAATCCAAACAAAATAAGCAAACATAACTGAAACAATTTTCTACAGCATGAGGGGCACTATATATAAAGGTAAATTTTTCTAACAGATGCTGATAAGAATTGGCTAAGAGGGGCTAAATGTGATTTTGCATATTTCAATTagttaattaaaaataaattaggtATACTAACCACTACTTGTCTTATACATGTTAGAGAAAATCTTATGTGAATTATGCtccaagaaattgaaataaccAGCACCTCAACTTATGCCTTCTCAGGTGCTATGTTTTTCTTATTTCAAAAGTTATTAAGATGCCCAAATATGTTTTTATGTCTATCACCATTATCAAAAGCCATTTTATCCAAATATCTCCATGTCGATAATTTTAAAAATCACactaaaaattaaattgatAATGTGAGAAATATTAATCCAAATTATCTTGCCGAATATCAACTGTGGAAACCATTTTTTAATCCCTCTCATGCCTTGCCACACCTTTTCTATTTCCAACTATACCTGACAACAAGAAAGATTTTCAAAGCTCTTCCCTAGTAACTTTTATTCTATATTGCAGTAACATGCctatttactcaaaaaaaaaaatcaacaaattcTTATTATTTAACCTTCCAAATCAACTAAGaacaagaaggaaagaaaagaacaagCATAATAAAAATGTGTGAGAAACTTCTTAGTTAAGAAAAAGTCCAGTTATTGCGTTATAGAAGCAAGCATCCTCTTAATTTCGTATTGGAAAATTAAAATGCTTGTCCATTCATATCCATAAAATCTGCAAGCATTCTACCTTTTttaccaattttcttgtagatCTAGTGTGGCCATGATTCAGGTTTAAATTGAAATCGGATCGACAGTTTGTTGAATAGAAACCAGAATCAGATTTTAGAAATTGGAATTGAAACCATAACCATGACTAAAGATTCAAGTTCAAgctcatcaaaattttgaacttgaacTAGAATCGGAACCAACGGTTTATAACTCATTCAAAattgtttttaaaaatatttgctACCTAAATTTATTTGGCCAGTTTAGAGTTCAATATTAATGGTTAGCATCTAATTCCAGCAGCTTCAATTTTAGCCTAACTATCCATTGTCCCATTCCATTAGTAAGTGCATACCCCATGactaatttaaattcaaaaccAATCTAATCTAATTACCAAGgagataaatattttttaataaaatttacaccatttttttccttgtacatgataatacaataaagtttttttttttttacatacatTGTCATATTTTTTTAGAATCAATTTTATAACAATAAGTGTTTAAACATAATTAAAAGAACTAAATCGTGATCAGAAGAAACAGAAATTGTAACCAAAACTGGAAGTTTAAGAATCGTAACCTTGACCGTCTCTATAAGGATCGGATTAGGTTCCACATTTCATAATAATTAAAACTGTTAGTTTTTAAACTGGAATCGTGGTCATATCTATGGAGATCCAGGTATCCTTTTCAAGTTTCACCATCCATATGGTGTTAGCTGATGTAATTAATTTTTCAGTGAATATTGTACCTGAATGAAATTAAGGTACAACCAGATAGTATGGTCACCTAATAATTGACGGTCCTTTCCTGTCCTATTTGGCCCATACGATACTGCCATCAACATTGATCAGTAACCGGATGTTCATCATctttatactaaaaaaaaaaaaaaaaatctgagcaTCTTTTGTGCCTCACAAAGAaacaaacatttcaaaagtatttTAGTTTTCGAAATTAAATTTCATTGGATGCTCCAAATCAAAATCTGAATCAGTAACTCCTAGATACGTTGGCCattttaaaaagtttatttattgattttgaaaactTATATACGGTAGATTTTCTGCACAACTTCAACAATTTATTAGGACTccaattttctatacatttgtTAGCTTTTTACATAATAACATGGGGGACAGGAACTTAACTCAATTAAAGATTAAACAATTTAATCATTTTTGAGTGTGTCAATAGGACAAGAACCCCATAGTGTTTTAAAATGCCATTTTCTTTTCGAGTCGAGTATAAAATATGCCAATTGAATCCTCAACACAGTTTCCACGATATATGAAGTTTGAGAATTACTATGTGGTATTTTGCCCTTACACCGTGAAGTGTAGTTGTAAGGGTAAAAATAGTCCAGATTTattgcaagaaaaaaaaagggctaCTGCATATATGGATTTACTCAATTGCCAATATCATCATAATTCACCAAAAACTACCATACGCTTACACCCACGTTTGTTCTTGATTAAACGACTGATACCTTGATCACGAACTGCAAATCATTTTTCCAAGATTTTAACTAAAAATTTCATACTTCATTGTTGGTACTAGTTTTTTATGAATCGATTTGTTACTTTTCAAGAAGTTCTTATAGAGTCTTGATACCTAAGGAAGGGTGAGTGTGCTTTGGTGTATgaaacttgaatttttttttggataacaATGATCTTACTCGTCCCATGAGTTTTGTTAGTACAAAAATTTGTTGTTCTTAATCTCTTTTTAATTCATTAATCTCTTATTACTTCACTTGCTTGATTCATTTGTTGTTCTTCGTAATGGCTATTGTTTGTTTGTGTATGATGTAGAAGATATCTTAATCTTATCCAAAGGCTATATCATATTCGTGCTTCAAATTAAAGTTTGAATGCAAGTATGCTCATGGGAGCATTACTCAAACACTATTCACATATAAAGTTAGCAATTGTTCATCAAGCTAACGATCTATTTCAGGAATTATTAATGAAGTTAAAAATTCAAGTTCAGGTTCAATTTCATTTCTAAATTTAAAATATGAGGTAAGACTTGAGCACCTCATCATAGGGTGATATGGACAAATATTATTAACAGATGGGGCAAAGATAAAATTTTCTTAAAGTTCGTGGAAAGTCAAAACTAAGATTCCAATGCAATTTAGAtgatttgaaaggaaaaatagttCAGAGAACTGATCCATCAATATTGATTTAAccatatttttatctcacaaTATGCTACaagaaaaattttatgaaaacaCCCCATGCATGACAACCATTTAGGgcagaaattttcaaaatccaaGGGAAGAACTTGGAAGGGCAAGGTCCTTTAGATTACTTTTATTGCTTTggtgaatgaaatttaattttgataatTATGTTGTGGACCGAAGAACATCAACTCAAAGATTATGTGGTTAATGTAGTAAAGATTGAGTTTGACTATTTTCATGTATGTTTGACaagcaaacaaaaattgaatAATTATGCATAAGATCACGTGGTTAATGTAGTAAAGATTGAGTTTGACTTTTTTCATTTATGCCTTGCAaagcaaacaaaaaaattgaataaTTATGCATTTGGTACCCTATTCggtttttcaaaaacttgttCTAACTTATAGGTATTATTATTCAAAATCTCCTTTCCTCGTATTGTTTCTTGCTAAGCAATTTCAACTTAGATCTATAATGGTACAAAATAACGTATACTTATACAATTGTAAGATTTTATCTGAATTTTAAACGCTTCTTTTCAATCCTCTTTGGTAATATTTAGATGGCATCGAATTGCCAAATCACTGAAATCCACATTTAAGAAGAAACTAGTATTTAATCCAACATTTCTAGCATGATTCTCCAATTGAATTAGCAAAATAATTGTAGGCTAGCTCGATCTCGATCTctaaataaatataatagttTTGGTGTTTGAGAATTTCAAATATAAACTCTACctctaaaaatttcaaaatcagGTATGAGTGCTGCAGAATTagtttaaataaaaataaagtttcaatttttttaaattcatagtTGGATACAAAAGGATAAAAAGTACAAAAGAAGTTGCTATATTTTACACAAATTCTGTTAAAGcccctcttttttttgggtaaaaagaGATTACCCCTTCTATGCAATCTTTTGGActttaatcaaataaacaaattgtaGGACTCAACCTTTCTCAGCTTTTTGTTGCATAAGTGTCCAGTTCCTATGCAATCTTGTCAGCACCCCCATGGACCCCATCCCCTCCCCCGTAGGCCCCAGCTTCCATATAAAATTCTCAAGAAAACTCtcccttctctttttctttcttttctcagtCTCTGTTCTTACACCATTCCGAATCTCACACTGTAAATACCTCTCTTCATTCACTTTCTCCGTTACTTCAAGTCACTACTTTTCTTTAAAATCAACACCCAGAGAGAAAACAGAAGACAAACTCTCAACTGTTCCTATTTGCTTTGTTCATTCATACATGACcatattttgtttttcttgattGAATGAATCCCTGGTGAAATTCATGTGAAACTTTGGGAAAAAGGGATCTGAGAAAGTGAAAGAAGTGGGAAAGATAGAGTTTTTATGATGGAAGCGGGTGACTTGCCTGTACAACAAGTTAGTTGCCGCTGAAAGTCAGGTGAATGTAGTGTTCTTTATAGTTTATACCCCTCCTTTTCAGTTACTTGCCCGTACATCCACCTTTCTATGTTTAGAACATTGTTTTGACTATGTTTTCACTAACCCTTTTAGTGTAGAAGcttaaaaagagagaaagaaggagactttctttttttttcatatagttGATGGGAGGATTTTAGAATTTGCTGTTTTTGCAGTTTTGCATGTTCTGTCTGACTGAGGTAAGATTAATTAGTGTTGTCTGTTGGTGAAGTGAGGTGTTTTGAGTTTCTAGCTATTGTTCATTTGTGGGATGTACTAGAAAGTTGGGATTTTAAGCTCTAGAGATTGGATTTTTATGAATTAATATTGGTCGGTTAGTTTTGGCTGTGTTGCCTTTTGTCCTCTGAGCTTTTCGCTTGTGTTTGTGCATACAAATGGCAAACACCGAACGGCTTGTATGTTGGGATTTTGGCGGAGGCAGTATTGGAAAAATGTGGAAAAATTTAGGATTGAATGCTTAAGTTGGAGGGTTATTTTTGATGGCTTGGATTTGGGGATGACTGTAATTGGGTTGATGCACAACGTTGATGGGATTTTGTAGTGAATTGTGGCAGATTTTCTTGTATTTATGATGCCATAATTgaggagatttttttttgggtagttTAAGAAGATTTGagtcggttttttttttttttcatattaagAGAATGCTGATTATTCTGATATCTTGGATTGATTTGAGAAACTTTCTATTATTGGATCTATTTGTGTACTGATCATGACCAAGGTTGTCCGCGACCGGGTGCTTAAGGATGCAAATGGTAACATTAGTGATCACCTACGCAATCACATACATTTGACGAATTGTATTCATCTGAAGAACATGCATAAGCATAGCCCTATGTTGGCTGATAAATCCCTGATGAGGGACCTTGTTATCCTTCAGAAATCAAGGTCTCTTAGAGATCCATCTACAAGTCCACCATCATGGCATTCTCCTGTTGATTTACTTCTTAAAAGAGGTGAAAAAGAGTCAACAATTGGAAATGGGAGGAGGAGTGTGGGCATTGAGCGGCCAAGGGCTGTTGGAGGGATGTCTGGAAGTTCGCCATCTGTAGCTGATCTACCAACAGCTAAAGTGACGGCTGGTGAAGTACACAGGCATATGGATGGTGTAGCTGCTGTGAGCGAGCATAGTAGCAAGAATGGGGCTCGTGAACGTAGAAGGGTTAAGAGGGAAGAGTCAAGTGGGAGGAATTTTGGGACTGATCTCATGGTTGAGAAGGATGAGCACGATCTTTCAAGAGAGGGAAGTACTTTGCGACATGATAATGTTTCTGGAAGCTCAGGATTCAGGGACGAGGGTGTCAAACATAAAGGGAGGCATGGTCAAGTTGATCACATTAAAACCCTCTCTGAGCAGTTAAATGAGCTCCCTGGTGATAGTGATGATGCAGCTTTATCTCGCGTTCATGTGCATGCAAGACATTCTCTAACTGACCAGATTGCTGAAGATGCAGAAGCAACCATTCGTGCCTACTCCAGTGGCCTAATTAGAGGGAAGAGGCGTAAATTTCAAGGTGCAAGAAAAACGCGGGCCTCGGTAGCACCCAGGCAATTTGGAACCCAAAGCGAAATGTCCGTGGCCTCTAATTCGTTTGCTTCAGGTGCAGCACACCAAAAATATCAACTAGGGGAGGCAGATGAAGGATATGGGCATCAACATGTCACAAGGGCTCCTAGGAATGGGTGTGGAATTCCTTGGAATTGGTCACGGATTCACCACAGGGGTAAATCTTTCCTTGACATGGCTGGTAGAAGTTTGTCTTGTGGTTTGTCTGACTCAAGACTAAATAAAGGTGGTCCTGTTCCTCAAGGAAGTGAGGTTCCTGATATTCCTATGATGTCTGACCACTCATGTTCATCTACAAGATCTGATGCAGAAGCGCTGCCACTACTACTTGATGCTTCTGGATCCCAGGGAAGTACGGAAAATGCTGCTTGGTTTCACGATTACTCAGGGGAGTTGGGTATTTTTGCTGACAATCTACTAAGGCGTGAACTTGACTCAGACCTTGCCTCAGAAGCTAGATATGGAGAGCAATACAAACATAGAGGGCCTCGTAATGGGCGACATCAGAATCTGACTCAAAAGTACATGCCAAAATCCTTCAGAGATCTGGTCGGGCAAAATCTGGTGGCTCAAGCCCTTAGCAATGCTGTTACAAAAAGAAAGGTTGGTTTGCTTTATGTGTTTTATGGCCCTCATGGCACAGGGAAGACTTCCACAGCACGCATATTTGCAAGAGCATTAAATTGCCAGGCTCTAGAGCATCCCAAACCTTGTGGATTTTGTAATCCTTGCATTGCCCATGACATTGGGAAGAGTCGAAATATAAGAGAAATAGGCCCTATCAGTAATTTTGACTTCGAAAGCATCATAGATCTTCTTGACAACATGATTGTTTCCCAGATGCCATCCCAGTACAGAGTGTTCATATTTGATGATTGTGATAGTCTCTCTCCTGATTGTTGGAGTGCTATAGTTAAGGTAATTGATCGAGCTCCTAGGCGCGTGGTCTTTGTCCTTGTTTGTTCGAGTCTCGATGTTTTGCCTCATATAATCATATCGAGGTGCCAGAAGTTCTTCTTCCCAAAGTTGAAGGATGCTGATGTCATATACACCTTGCAGTGGATTGCATCCAAAGAAGGTTTAGAAATTGATAAGGATGCTCTAAAACTTATTGCATCAAAATCAGATGGATCTTTAAGGGATGCTGAGATGACTCTTGAACAGTTGAGTTTGCTTGGGGAGAGAATCTCTGTCCCTCTGGTGCAGGAAATGGTAAGTTCTCTCTCTGTTTGGATTAGCAAGTCCTTGTACTTAAAATTGCATTTCATTGCCATAAAAAATGGCTTGACAACAGTCTTTGCCTTGCCTTTCACTAGAGTTATCATTTGTTCGTTCATGTATAAGTTTAAAACCTAATCAACTCTGACCATTAAATCCCTGTTTGTTACCAAGGCCTTGTGATTGTGTGTTGCTGCTTTTTCTCCAAGGAGGAACTTTGGGTTGTTCATGCTTGCTTGAGtgtgttatttttcattttcctatAATGTCATTTCCATTTATACCTAATTGTGAACAatgtgttttaatttctttgcGGGATACAGCAGATTATATGTAATCTGGATTGTCCCTGTTCCATCCCTCTATCATGGCATTGTACCAACTATAGGCTGATCTACACTTAGTTGAAGGTGGACACCTAGCTTTGGAAAATTTACTCAATTGCCTGCAAACGTTGTTTATTTATATGTTTTCATTAACTCGCCGTTACTAAATTCTCcaaatttcctcttttcttgaTTGATCTAAAAACATTAAAACATGCTTCAATAGTTCAATTACCCTTTGATTATAAAAATACTTAAAATTATTCCAAAGAGAAAAAGGTACCAGTTATaaagaacaaaatttttaaGAATTCTTTAAACAAATATATGACAGACAAACATATACATGCTTTAATCTCTAATGCACAATTATAGTTGACATTTGCCCTGCCCCCATTGGCCCCTTGGTCCTAGCTCCCAGCATTACTACCAACTATGGCTTAATAAGAAATCTGTTTTTATTgttcaaataaaaaattgaaatctgtAAGTTTCTTGTACAAAGTTAAAGCTATTATGATTCTTACGT
This portion of the Coffea arabica cultivar ET-39 chromosome 2e, Coffea Arabica ET-39 HiFi, whole genome shotgun sequence genome encodes:
- the LOC140004141 gene encoding protein STICHEL-like 4, with amino-acid sequence MTKVVRDRVLKDANGNISDHLRNHIHLTNCIHLKNMHKHSPMLADKSLMRDLVILQKSRSLRDPSTSPPSWHSPVDLLLKRGEKESTIGNGRRSVGIERPRAVGGMSGSSPSVADLPTAKVTAGEVHRHMDGVAAVSEHSSKNGARERRRVKREESSGRNFGTDLMVEKDEHDLSREGSTLRHDNVSGSSGFRDEGVKHKGRHGQVDHIKTLSEQLNELPGDSDDAALSRVHVHARHSLTDQIAEDAEATIRAYSSGLIRGKRRKFQGARKTRASVAPRQFGTQSEMSVASNSFASGAAHQKYQLGEADEGYGHQHVTRAPRNGCGIPWNWSRIHHRGKSFLDMAGRSLSCGLSDSRLNKGGPVPQGSEVPDIPMMSDHSCSSTRSDAEALPLLLDASGSQGSTENAAWFHDYSGELGIFADNLLRRELDSDLASEARYGEQYKHRGPRNGRHQNLTQKYMPKSFRDLVGQNLVAQALSNAVTKRKVGLLYVFYGPHGTGKTSTARIFARALNCQALEHPKPCGFCNPCIAHDIGKSRNIREIGPISNFDFESIIDLLDNMIVSQMPSQYRVFIFDDCDSLSPDCWSAIVKVIDRAPRRVVFVLVCSSLDVLPHIIISRCQKFFFPKLKDADVIYTLQWIASKEGLEIDKDALKLIASKSDGSLRDAEMTLEQLSLLGERISVPLVQEMVGLISDEKLVDLLDLALSADTVNTVKNLREIMESGVEPLALMSQLATVITDILAGGYNFTKDGPRRKFFQTQALSKEDMEKLRQALKTLSEAEKQLRMSNDRLTWLTAALLQLAPDPQYILPSSSGDTSFNHSPLDLNNVAVRDRPRKSSGERAEVPKERGLSTRVRKGNVQTGNAGGFNYSGRLKGTSLDTGTSNTTVPQQAYSFSSKRDKVSSGQLQGKFRSEIEVIWLDVLRKIQGDSLREFLFQEGKLISVSFGAAPTVQLIFSSHLMKSKAEKFGAHILQAFECVLGAPVTIEIICDSSTDVKAGPIVLPASHDCLSHVEKNRISLSSNKVPGISRSNYRDRDSSTQVQFSSAGLCRSEIVELDTSPKEAKGNEHLKNDAQGDRENVASASVGGGTVPEGRKLGDRNQSLSLVRGKVSLAHVIQQAEGCSQHSGWSKRKAVSIAEKLEQENLRLEPRSRSLLCWKASRVTRRKLSRLKVRGRKPQTLLKFVSCGRCLSGRSPR